In the genome of Pseudomonas sp. B33.4, the window CCAGCGATTTGCTCGAACAACTGCTGCGAGGCCAGGCCTCGGCGGGACAACAATCTTCAGCCTCCGCCGGTGATGGTGTGGGCGGCCTCGGTGGCTTACTGGGTGGTCTGCTCGGTGGCGGCTCGGGCGCCGCCAGCGGCGGCGGATCTGCCGGTGGACTTGGCGGCTTGGGCGGCTTGCTCGGTGGTTTGCTCGGCGGCGGTGCCGGTGGTGATCTTGGCGGCGCATTGGGTGGCGCACTGGGCGGCGGTGGCCGCACGCAAAGTCGTTCCGGCGGGACCAATTATGCGGCGCTGGCGTCGCTAGGGATGATGGCGTTCCAGGCGTATCAGGCCTGGCAACGCAGCCAGGCCAGTTCGGCACCGCAACAAACGCCGCAAACGGCTAACCTCCTTGCCGGCCCGGAAATCGAAGAGCATAGCCACGCGGTGCTGCGTGCTTTGATCGCGGCAGCCAAGGCTGACGGTGAGATCGACGCCCGGGAGCAACAGATGA includes:
- a CDS encoding tellurite resistance TerB family protein; this translates as MNTSDLLEQLLRGQASAGQQSSASAGDGVGGLGGLLGGLLGGGSGAASGGGSAGGLGGLGGLLGGLLGGGAGGDLGGALGGALGGGGRTQSRSGGTNYAALASLGMMAFQAYQAWQRSQASSAPQQTPQTANLLAGPEIEEHSHAVLRALIAAAKADGEIDAREQQMISGEISKHTDDPQLQQWFDEEVAKPLDADEVAQAANGDSAMAAEMYLVSVMLVDDQQDAERSYLDELAAALQIDPELQVHLEQQAKGQA